The proteins below are encoded in one region of Stigmatopora argus isolate UIUO_Sarg chromosome 2, RoL_Sarg_1.0, whole genome shotgun sequence:
- the celf1 gene encoding CUGBP Elav-like family member 1, with protein sequence MASFKLDFLPEMMVDHCSLNSGPVGKKMNGSLDHPDQPDVDAIKMFVGQIPRSWSEEQLRELFEPYGAVYEINVLRDRSQNPPQSKGCCFITYYTRKSALEAQNALHNMKILPGMHHPIQMKPADSEKNNAVEDRKLFIGMISKKCNENDMRLMFSPYGQIEECRILRGPDGLSRGCAFVTFTARQMAQAAIKSMHQSQTMEGCSSPIVAKFADTQKDKEQKRMALQLQQQMQQLSAASVWGNLTGLGSLGPQYLAIYLQLLQQSASTGNALGNLHPASGLNAMQNLAALAAAATTSQASVGGATASSSPLSALTSSGSSPTSSGASSVNPVTSLGTLQSLAAGNAGSLAGMAALNGGAAEALSQAYSGIQQYAAAAAAAAALPGLYNQSLLSQQSVSAAGSQKEGPEGANLFIYHLPQEFGDQDLLQMFVPFGNVVSAKVFIDKQTNLSKCFGFVSYDNPVSSQAAIQSMNGFQIGMKRLKVQLKRSKNDSKPY encoded by the exons ATGGCGTCTTTCAAACTGGACTTTCTCCCGGAGATGATGGTGGACCATTGCTCGTTGAATTCCGGTCCCGT CGGCAAGAAGATGAACGGGTCCCTGGACCACCCCGACCAACCGGACGTGGACGCCATCAAGATGTTCGTGGGTCAGATCCCTCGCTCGTGGTCGGAGGAGCAGCTGCGCGAGCTCTTCGAGCCCTACGGCGCCGTCTACGAGATCAACGTTCTCAGGGACCGCAGCCAGAACCCGCCGCAGAGCAAAG GATGCTGCTTCATCACGTACTACACTCGCAAGTCGGCCTTGGAGGCCCAGAACGCTCTTCACAACATGAAGATTCTTCCGGGG ATGCACCACCCCATCCAGATGAAGCCGGCTGACAGCGAGAAGAACAACG CGGTGGAAGACAGGAAGCTGTTCATCGGCATGATCTCCAAGAAATGCAACGAGAACGACATGCGCTTGATGTTCTCGCCCTACGGCCAGATCGAAGAGTGTCGGATACTCCGCGGCCCCGATGGCCTGAGCCGAG GCTGCGCCTTTGTGACCTTCACGGCCAGGCAGATGGCCCAAGCGGCCATCAAGTCCATGCACCAGTCCCAAACCATGGAG GGCTGCTCGTCGCCCATCGTGGCCAAGTTCGCCGACACGCAGAAGGACAAGGAGCAGAAGCGCATGGCGCTGCAGTTGCAGCAGCAGATGCAGCAACTGAGCGCCGCGTCCGTCTGGGGGAACCTGACCGGCCTGGGAAGTCTGGGGCCGCAGTACCTGGCG ATTTACCTGCAGCTGCTGCAGCAGTCGGCCTCCACGGGGAATGCGCTCGGCAACCTGCACCCCGCTTCAG GTCTCAACGCCATGCAGAACTTGGCTGccctggcggcggcggcgacgacaaGCCAGGCCTCGGTGGGCGGCGCCACGGCGTCCAGCAGTCCGCTCAGCGCGCTGACCAGCTCAG GCTCCTCCCCTACCTCTAGCGGCGCCTCGTCCGTCAACCCCGTGACGTCCCTGGGAACGCTGCAGTCTCTGGCCGCCGGCAACGCGGGCTCGCTGGCCGGGATGGCGGCGCTCAACGGGGGCGCGGCCGAGGCGCTGAGCCAGGCCTACTCGGGAATACAGCAGTACGCGGCGGCGGCCGCGGCCGCGGCGGCGCTCCCGGGACTCTACAACCAGAGCCTGCTGTCGCAACAGAGCGTGTCGGCGGCGGGCAGCCAAAAAGAAG GTCCAGAAGGCGCCAATTTGTTCATCTATCACCTCCCGCAAGAGTTTGGCGACCAGGACCTCCTCCAGATGTTCGTACCCTTCGGCAACGTGGTCTCGGCCAAGGTCTTCATCGACAAACAGACCAACCTCAGCAAGTGTTTTG GCTTCGTGAGTTACGACAACCCGGTGTCGTCGCAGGCCGCCATCCAGTCCATGAACGGTTTCCAAATCGGCATGAAGCGGCTCAAGGTGCAACTCAAGCGTTCCAAGAACGACAGCAAGCCGTACTGA
- the vps35 gene encoding vacuolar protein sorting-associated protein 35 isoform X1, producing the protein MPTTQQSPMDEQEKLLDEAVQAVKVQSFQMKRCLDKNKLMDALKHASNMLGELRTSMLSPKSYYELYMAISDELHYLEVYLTDEFAKGRKVADLYELVQYAGNIIPRLYLLITVGVVYVRSFPQSRKDILKDLVEMCRGVQHPLRGLFLRNYLLQCTRNILPDDGEQTEGSEEMTGDINDSVDFVLLNFAEMNKLWVRMQHQGHSRDREKREKERQELRILVGTNLVRLSQLEGVNVDKYKQVVLSGVLEQVVNCRDPLAQEYLMECIIQVFPDEFHLQTLNPFLRSCADLHQYVNVKNIIIALIDRLALFAHREDGPGIPAEIKLFDIFSQQVATVIQSRQDMPSEDVVSLQVSLINLAMKCYPDRVDYVDKVLESTVEIFNKLNLEHIATSSAVSKELTRLLKIPVDTYNDVLTVLRLKHFPPLFEYFDYESRKSMSCYVLGNTLEYNTTIVAQEQVDAILSLVSTLIQDQPDQPADDPDPEDFSEEQSLVGRFIHLLRSDDPDQQYLILNTARKHFGAGGNQRIRYTLPPLVFAAYQLAFRYKENASTDDKWEKKCQKIFSFAHQTISALIKAELAELPLRLFLQGALAAGEIGFENHETVAYEFMSQAFSLYEDEIGDSKAQLAAITLIIGTFERTRCFGEENHEPLRTQCALAASKLLKKPDQCRAVSICAHLFWSGRSSDKNQQEIRDGKRVMECLKKALKIANQCMDPSLQVQLFIEILNRYVCFYERENDAVTVQVLNQLIQKIREDLPNLEAGEESEQINKHFHNTLEHLRLQKEAPEAEGPVYEGLVL; encoded by the exons ATG CCGACCACACAGCAGTCTCCGATGGACGAGCAGGAGAAGCTTCTGGATGAAGCCGTGCAGGCGGTCAAGGTGCAGTCGTTCCAGATGAAGCGATGCCTG GACAAGAACAAGCTGATGGACGCGCTGAAGCACGCCTCCAACATGCTGGGAGAACTGAGAACGTCCATGTTGTCCCCTAAAAGCTACTACGAGCTGT ACATGGCCATCTCGGACGAGCTGCACTACCTGGAGGTCTACTTGACGGACGAATTTGCCAAAGGTCGCAAGGTGGCCGACCTGTACGAGCTGGTCCAGTACGCGGGAAACATTATTCCCAGGCT CTACCTGCTGATCACGGTGGGCGTGGTCTACGTGCGCTCCTTCCCTCAGTCTCGGAAGGACATCTTGAAGGACCTGGTGGAGATGTGCCGCGGCGTGCAGCACCCGCTCAGGGGTCTTTTCCTCAGGAACTACCTGCTCCAGTGCACCCGCAACATCCTGCCCGACGACGGCGAGCAGACCGA AGGCTCCGAGGAAATGACGGGCGACATCAACGACTCGGTGGACTTTGTGCTGCTCAACTTCGCCGAGATGAACAAGCTGTGGGTGCGCATGCAGCATCAGGGCCACAGTCGAGACCGGGAAAAGCGCGAGAAGGAGCGGCAGGAACTGCGCATCCTGGTGGGCACCAATCTGGTCCGCCTCAGCCAGCTGGAGGGTGTCAACGTGGACAAGTACAAGCAG GTGGTTCTTTCCGGCGTGCTGGAGCAGGTGGTCAACTGCCGAGACCCGCTGGCGCAGGAGTACCTGATGGAGTGCATCATCCAG GTGTTCCCCGACGAGTTCCACTTGCAGACCCTCAACCCGTTCCTCCGCTCCTGCGCCGACCTTCATCAGTACGTCAACGTCAAGAACATTATCATCGCCCTCATCGACAG ACTGGCGTTGTTCGCCCACCGCGAAGACGGACCCGGCATTCCGGCCGAGATCAAGCTTTTTGACATCTTCTCCCAGCAAGTGGCCACTGTTATCCAG TCGCGGCAGGACATGCCGTCCGAGGACGTGGTGTCCTTGCAGGTGTCCCTCATCAACCTGGCCATGAAGTGCTACCCTGACCGCGTGGACTACGTGGACAAGGTGCTGGAGAGCACGGTGGAGATCTTCAACAAGCTCAACCTGGAACA CATAGCCACGAGCAGCGCCGTGTCCAAGGAGCTGACGCGTCTGCTGAAGATCCCGGTGGACACGTACAACGACGTCTTGACGGTGCTGCGGCTCAAGCACTTCCCGCCGCTCTTCGAGTACTTTGACTACGAGTCTCGCAAGAGCATGAGCTGCTACGTCCTCGGCAACACGCTGGAGTACAACACCACCATCGTGGCGCAAGAGCAG GTGGACGCCATCTTGAGCCTGGTGTCCACGCTGATCCAGGACCAGCCCGACCAGCCGGCGGACGACCCGGACCCCGAGGACTTTTCCGAGGAGCAGAGCCTGGTGGGCCGCTTCATTCACCTGCTGCGCTCGGACGACCCCGACCAGCAGTACCTG ATCCTCAACACGGCCCGTAAGCACTTTGGCGCGGGCGGGAACCAAAGGATCCGATACACGCTGCCTCCCCTGGTCTTCGCTGCCTACCAGCTGGCTTTCAGATACAAAGAAAACGCCTCAACG GACGACAaatgggagaaaaagtgtcagAAGATCTTCTCGTTCGCCCACCAGACCATCAGCGCGCTGATCAAGGCCGAGCTGGCCGAGCTGCCTCTGCGACTCTTCCTGCAGGGGGCGCTGGCGGCCGGCGAGATCGGCTTCGAGAACCACGAGACGGTGGCTTACGAGTTCATGTCGCAG GCTTTCTCGCTGTACGAGGACGAGATCGGCGACTCCAAGGCGCAGCTGGCGGCCATCACGCTGATCATCGGCACCTTCGAGCGCACCCGCTGCTTCGGCGAGGAGAACCACGAGCCGCTGAGGACGCAGTGCGCGCTGGCCGCCTCCAAGCTGCTGAAGAAACCCGACCAGTGTCGCGCCGTCAGCATCTGCGCCCACCTCTTCTGGTCCGGACGCAGCAGCGACAAGAACCAGCAAGAG ATCCGAGACGGCAAGCGCGTGATGGAGTGTCTGAAGAAAGCGCTGAAGATCGCCAACCAGTGCATGGACCCGTCGCTGCAAGTGCAGCTCTTCATCGAGATCCTCAACCGATACGTCTGCTTCTACGAGAGGGAAAACGACGCC GTGACGGTGCAGGTTCTGAACCAGCTGATTCAGAAGATCCGGGAGGACCTGCCCAACCTGGAGGCCGGCGAGGAGAGCGAGCAGATCAACAAACACTTCCACAACACGCTGGAGCACCTGCGCCTGCAGAAGGAGGCCCCCGAGGCCGAGGGGCCCGTCTACGAAGGACTggtcctgtaa
- the vps35 gene encoding vacuolar protein sorting-associated protein 35 isoform X2, which produces MDEQEKLLDEAVQAVKVQSFQMKRCLDKNKLMDALKHASNMLGELRTSMLSPKSYYELYMAISDELHYLEVYLTDEFAKGRKVADLYELVQYAGNIIPRLYLLITVGVVYVRSFPQSRKDILKDLVEMCRGVQHPLRGLFLRNYLLQCTRNILPDDGEQTEGSEEMTGDINDSVDFVLLNFAEMNKLWVRMQHQGHSRDREKREKERQELRILVGTNLVRLSQLEGVNVDKYKQVVLSGVLEQVVNCRDPLAQEYLMECIIQVFPDEFHLQTLNPFLRSCADLHQYVNVKNIIIALIDRLALFAHREDGPGIPAEIKLFDIFSQQVATVIQSRQDMPSEDVVSLQVSLINLAMKCYPDRVDYVDKVLESTVEIFNKLNLEHIATSSAVSKELTRLLKIPVDTYNDVLTVLRLKHFPPLFEYFDYESRKSMSCYVLGNTLEYNTTIVAQEQVDAILSLVSTLIQDQPDQPADDPDPEDFSEEQSLVGRFIHLLRSDDPDQQYLILNTARKHFGAGGNQRIRYTLPPLVFAAYQLAFRYKENASTDDKWEKKCQKIFSFAHQTISALIKAELAELPLRLFLQGALAAGEIGFENHETVAYEFMSQAFSLYEDEIGDSKAQLAAITLIIGTFERTRCFGEENHEPLRTQCALAASKLLKKPDQCRAVSICAHLFWSGRSSDKNQQEIRDGKRVMECLKKALKIANQCMDPSLQVQLFIEILNRYVCFYERENDAVTVQVLNQLIQKIREDLPNLEAGEESEQINKHFHNTLEHLRLQKEAPEAEGPVYEGLVL; this is translated from the exons ATGGACGAGCAGGAGAAGCTTCTGGATGAAGCCGTGCAGGCGGTCAAGGTGCAGTCGTTCCAGATGAAGCGATGCCTG GACAAGAACAAGCTGATGGACGCGCTGAAGCACGCCTCCAACATGCTGGGAGAACTGAGAACGTCCATGTTGTCCCCTAAAAGCTACTACGAGCTGT ACATGGCCATCTCGGACGAGCTGCACTACCTGGAGGTCTACTTGACGGACGAATTTGCCAAAGGTCGCAAGGTGGCCGACCTGTACGAGCTGGTCCAGTACGCGGGAAACATTATTCCCAGGCT CTACCTGCTGATCACGGTGGGCGTGGTCTACGTGCGCTCCTTCCCTCAGTCTCGGAAGGACATCTTGAAGGACCTGGTGGAGATGTGCCGCGGCGTGCAGCACCCGCTCAGGGGTCTTTTCCTCAGGAACTACCTGCTCCAGTGCACCCGCAACATCCTGCCCGACGACGGCGAGCAGACCGA AGGCTCCGAGGAAATGACGGGCGACATCAACGACTCGGTGGACTTTGTGCTGCTCAACTTCGCCGAGATGAACAAGCTGTGGGTGCGCATGCAGCATCAGGGCCACAGTCGAGACCGGGAAAAGCGCGAGAAGGAGCGGCAGGAACTGCGCATCCTGGTGGGCACCAATCTGGTCCGCCTCAGCCAGCTGGAGGGTGTCAACGTGGACAAGTACAAGCAG GTGGTTCTTTCCGGCGTGCTGGAGCAGGTGGTCAACTGCCGAGACCCGCTGGCGCAGGAGTACCTGATGGAGTGCATCATCCAG GTGTTCCCCGACGAGTTCCACTTGCAGACCCTCAACCCGTTCCTCCGCTCCTGCGCCGACCTTCATCAGTACGTCAACGTCAAGAACATTATCATCGCCCTCATCGACAG ACTGGCGTTGTTCGCCCACCGCGAAGACGGACCCGGCATTCCGGCCGAGATCAAGCTTTTTGACATCTTCTCCCAGCAAGTGGCCACTGTTATCCAG TCGCGGCAGGACATGCCGTCCGAGGACGTGGTGTCCTTGCAGGTGTCCCTCATCAACCTGGCCATGAAGTGCTACCCTGACCGCGTGGACTACGTGGACAAGGTGCTGGAGAGCACGGTGGAGATCTTCAACAAGCTCAACCTGGAACA CATAGCCACGAGCAGCGCCGTGTCCAAGGAGCTGACGCGTCTGCTGAAGATCCCGGTGGACACGTACAACGACGTCTTGACGGTGCTGCGGCTCAAGCACTTCCCGCCGCTCTTCGAGTACTTTGACTACGAGTCTCGCAAGAGCATGAGCTGCTACGTCCTCGGCAACACGCTGGAGTACAACACCACCATCGTGGCGCAAGAGCAG GTGGACGCCATCTTGAGCCTGGTGTCCACGCTGATCCAGGACCAGCCCGACCAGCCGGCGGACGACCCGGACCCCGAGGACTTTTCCGAGGAGCAGAGCCTGGTGGGCCGCTTCATTCACCTGCTGCGCTCGGACGACCCCGACCAGCAGTACCTG ATCCTCAACACGGCCCGTAAGCACTTTGGCGCGGGCGGGAACCAAAGGATCCGATACACGCTGCCTCCCCTGGTCTTCGCTGCCTACCAGCTGGCTTTCAGATACAAAGAAAACGCCTCAACG GACGACAaatgggagaaaaagtgtcagAAGATCTTCTCGTTCGCCCACCAGACCATCAGCGCGCTGATCAAGGCCGAGCTGGCCGAGCTGCCTCTGCGACTCTTCCTGCAGGGGGCGCTGGCGGCCGGCGAGATCGGCTTCGAGAACCACGAGACGGTGGCTTACGAGTTCATGTCGCAG GCTTTCTCGCTGTACGAGGACGAGATCGGCGACTCCAAGGCGCAGCTGGCGGCCATCACGCTGATCATCGGCACCTTCGAGCGCACCCGCTGCTTCGGCGAGGAGAACCACGAGCCGCTGAGGACGCAGTGCGCGCTGGCCGCCTCCAAGCTGCTGAAGAAACCCGACCAGTGTCGCGCCGTCAGCATCTGCGCCCACCTCTTCTGGTCCGGACGCAGCAGCGACAAGAACCAGCAAGAG ATCCGAGACGGCAAGCGCGTGATGGAGTGTCTGAAGAAAGCGCTGAAGATCGCCAACCAGTGCATGGACCCGTCGCTGCAAGTGCAGCTCTTCATCGAGATCCTCAACCGATACGTCTGCTTCTACGAGAGGGAAAACGACGCC GTGACGGTGCAGGTTCTGAACCAGCTGATTCAGAAGATCCGGGAGGACCTGCCCAACCTGGAGGCCGGCGAGGAGAGCGAGCAGATCAACAAACACTTCCACAACACGCTGGAGCACCTGCGCCTGCAGAAGGAGGCCCCCGAGGCCGAGGGGCCCGTCTACGAAGGACTggtcctgtaa
- the c2h16orf87 gene encoding UPF0547 protein C16orf87 homolog — protein sequence MSTNKTKKVKMATKSCPECDQQIPVACKSCPCGFVFISRKLLNARLSECSSASAADKLASKRRRTERVRRERPDGGEGADGRRPRPRSNSQSDPVRRGRGRPKTVGLKKHDEEKDKQEKETDVYAGLSDERAFVFSVALAEINRKILAQTLIL from the exons ATGTcgacaaataaaacaaagaaagtCAAAATGGCTACGAAATCTTGTCCCGAATGTGACCAACAG ATTCCCGTGGCGTGCAAGTCGTGCCCGTGCGGCTTCGTCTTCATCAGCAGGAAACTCCTCAACGCCAGACTCAGCGAGTGCTCGTCGGCGAGCGCCGCCG ACAAACTGGCGTCCAAGCGGCGACGCACCGAGCGCGTCCGCCGCGAGCGCCCGGACGGCGGCGAGGGGGCGGACGGCAGGAGGCCGCGGCCCAGGAGCAACAGCCAGTCGGACCCCGTCCGCCGGGGGCGAGGGCGACCCAAGACGGTGGGCCTCAAGAAACACGACGAGGAAAAAG ACAAACAAGAGAAAGAAACGGACGTGTACGCCGGCCTATCGGACGAGCGCGCCTTCGTGTTTTCCGTGGCGTTGGCCGAGATCAACCGCAAGATCCTGGCCCAGACGCTCATTTTGTAG
- the LOC144070739 gene encoding organic solute transporter subunit beta yields MGLADMFWGCLLLFLFLSGLACASADDEQDEEGRPRVTEEQKEYLRWFYRTEDATLWKFALLGLAFVCLLVGFLLLGMGAMASRNRRKIAKYKAAVKGRDEGNTETAVAVDTQACNGDDCKAGSIVVTWKDGNTSCLYADTPAEADEGAESPVPPDEYKDEDGGDSRM; encoded by the exons ATGGGCCTTGCAGACATGTTTTGGGGGTGcttgctcctcttcctcttcctctcag GGCTAGCTTGCGCCTCGGCCGATGACGAACAGGACGAGGAGGGCCGGCCTCGGGTGACGGAGGAGCAGAAAGAATACCTGCGATGGTTTTATCGCACCGAGGATG CCACACTATGGAAGTTCGCGCTGCTGGGTTTGGCCTTCGTTTGTCTTctggtgggttttctcttgcTGGGAATGGGCGCCATGGCCAGCAG GAACAGGAGGAAGATCGCCAAGTACAAGGCGGCGGTCAAAGGTCGAGACGAGGGCAACACGGAAACGGCCGTCGCCGTGGACACCCAAGCGTGCAACGGCGACGACTGCAAAGCGGGGAGCATCGTGGTGACCTGGAAGGACGGGAACACTTCCTGTTTGTACGCCGACACCCCCGCCGAGGCGGACGAGGGGGCGGAGTCTCCGGTACCGCCGGACGAGTACAAGGACGAGGACGGGGGAGACTCGCGGATGTGA
- the mtfmt gene encoding methionyl-tRNA formyltransferase, mitochondrial, protein PCPNKSPVSETFWAFKVLGGTLAVLRLLRRGGGGGSAAATGRRLCSSGPPWRLLFFGSDDFAVESLRILEADRSGAGGVVSSLEVVTLRDDVPVADFARRHRLPVRPWPPSDVGGRFDVGVVVSFGCLLGRPLIREFPRGILNVHPSLLPRWRGPAPIFHTILNGDAVTGVTIMQIRPHRFDEGPVLSRALHRVPDSATAEQLGDALAVKGARLLLETLRTLPEKAARVREQSAIGATFAPKMGASVSWLSWEEQTCRDIDRLYRAVGSRFPLRTTWMGHPIKLGDFAGSCQVTLAPPLPPPGSVVFRKESDTLAVRCKDGWVSFKTVVLKKRLTAGDFYNGYLHRTAAARFDDTPKLRPLSPTDAEVKESGPRGNVLGNP, encoded by the exons CCATGTCCAAATAAAAGCCCCGTAAGTGAAACATTTTGGGCCTTTAAGGTCCTCGGAGGCACGCTGGCTGTCCTCCGCCTCCTTcggcgtggcggcggcggcggttcgGCAGCTGCTACCGGCAGGCGCCTGTGCTCGTCGGGACCCCCGTGGAGGCTCCTCTTCTTCGGCTCCGATGACTTCGCCGTGGAATCCCTTAGGATTCTCGAGGCTGACAG AAGCGGAGCGGGAGGCGTGGTCTCGTCATTGGAAGTGGTCACGCTGAGAGACGACGTCCCGGTGGCGGACTTTGCCCGCCGGCACCGTCTGCCCGTGCGGCCATGGCCGCCGAGCGACGTGGGCGGGCGCTTCGACGTGGGCGTGGTGGTGTCCTTCGGGTGTCTGCTAGGACGACCACTCATCCGGGAGTTCCCgcg cGGCATCTTGAACGTCCACCCCAGCCTTCTCCCTCGTTGGCGTGGCCCCGCCCCCATCTTCCACACCATTCTCAACGGAGACGCCGTGACCGGCGTCACCATCATGCAAATACGACCTCACag GTTCGACGAGGGCCCCGTCCTGAGCCGGGCTCTCCACCGGGTCCCCGACAGCGCCACGGCCGAGCAGCTGGGCGACGCCCTGGCCGTTAAAGGAGCCCGGCTG CTTCTGGAAACCTTACGGACTCTTCCCGAGAAGGCGGCACGCGTGCGGGAGCAGAGCGCGATTGGCGCCACTTTCG CCCCCAAGATGGGCGCCTCGGTCAGCTGGCTTTCCTGGGAGGAGCAAACGTGCCGAGACATCGACCGACTCTACCGAGCCGTCGGTTCCAgg TTCCCGCTGCGGACCACGTGGATGGGCCACCCCATCAAGCTGGGGGATTTCGCGGGGAGCTGTCAAGTGACCCTGGCTCCGCCCCTTCCGCCGCCGGGCTCCGTCGTCTTCCGCAAAGAGTCGGACACGCTGGCCGTGCGCTGCAAG GACGGCTGGGTGAGCTTCAAGACGGTGGTCCTCAAGAAGCGTCTTACGGCGGGCGACTTTTACAACGGTTACCTGCACcggacggcggcggcgcgctTTGACGACACGCCAAAGCTCCGCCCACTCTCGCCGACAGACGCGGAAGTAAAGGAGAGCGGACCGCGAGGAAACGTGTTGGGAAATCCTTGA